The DNA window AGGATTTATCAAAGAAGATACACACAATGCTTGAGATTAGAATATGAGTTAATATGTAAAATTTTAAGACTGACAGGTACCTGTGTCATACTCTCATGGGCCCTGTTCTGATCTATAGTGAATAGGTTGCCCATAATTGGAAGACCCCGGGGTCCTGGAGGATAGCCTGCTGGCCGACGATTCTTAATATAGTCTGCAGTGATGATGAAAACTGCAGCGAAGAGCAGCAGACTCTTGAGATCCCAGGAAACATAGGTTCCAATTACAGAAATGATTGAATCCATTCTGTAAATACAGTCCCTGTACGTGGGTACGATTTCTCCTGTGAGACAGATGACTCAGTCTGAGAGTAGGCAACAAGTGCTATTACTGCAGTGAGGGCAAAGCTCAGTATTACTATCACTTGGTAAAGCAAATAAAGTTTACTCTGAACTCTGACCTCATTTCATAGagaaaaaaagacgtgaaaaacatttttaatttaggaTGCTAAAATCAAGTATTGTTGCTCAACAGTAAAGAATCTTTTTGGCTTGAGGGCGTGATTAGATTTAAGAAATATCCAAACTTTATTACTTCAGTTCTTATTTTTACCACTTTAAAACTGCTATCTTTGGTGCAACACTAACATACACAGAAAAGAACTGCTCATTGGAGTCTTGAAAATGAGTTTGTAGTTTTGCCATTTGACAGAGTGGAAGATGTGAGATTTTTAAAGCCTTACATGATCATAAAAAGACATTCAAGGCTGACTTTTAAATGTACCAAAACTAAAATCCTGTTCCCACTTCTGAGAACTTTGATAAGTCTGGCCAATGAGTGTAGCCTGGTTTGTATTTGCCATTAACCTTTCATTTCAGAAGAGTTCTGGGAAAGCCAGTGGTGTTCTTTTCACCTTATTTAACAAACTAACTCTGTTTCATGTTGTTGAAACAGGAAAGCAACTCAGATGACTCATTTGAAGCAAAAAACTCTAAAGGGAACAACGGAAGAACAAAGTACTCAAAAAAGGGCTTTAAGAACGTGGCCAAATTCATAATGTAGTACCACTTCCCAACACACGATGGTAGCATAGAGTGTAACAATTTTTAAATCGCCGTGCATTAAAATTTTGGCTCATGTTGCAAATGAATGAATTGAATTATCTGTTATATTGGGTTTAAAAGCAAATAAGTGTCTTTGTAATGTGCACCTTGCGTTCACAACTTAAAACTGATAAACACCGTCCCAACTCGGATATCCGACCCTCGCGGGAAGTAGATGAttgacttcaaaataaaacataggTCGTTTAAATAAAATTCTTGGAACTTTCAATGTAAAACGTCTGTGAGTCGAGGTGAAACTTTGCCATGTTTGCGTATCGAGCAAGTTTTGTCCTGCCTCTGAAGTAAAAAACCAAATAATCCGCTTGGATTCGAGGTGGCCTAAAATAATATGTTAAACGTGCAATATGTTTAAAATTTGCAATACTTATGTTCACCTTTCCCCAGGCAATGAACGAAGAGCAGTTTGATTTTGAAAGTTAAGTAACCGGAAGTGTTTGCCTTCGCTAGCTTATTAGCTCGTATGACCTGGTGTGTCCTCCAATATCTGAGATTTGACAGCTAGCTGATTCAAGGATAAGACCACCGAAATCATGGTTTTCGAGGAGAAAATGATCACGAACGGAGAGCCAGAGGTTCTTAGTATTTGTTACAGATATGATTTCGTAAGCTAGTGACGTTTGACGTTCAGCTTATAGGCTAATACGCTGAGGCTAACTACGATGCATCTTGACTTAGTTAACATTAGCATTAGCCAACCTCTCTAAACATCTCTGTTCAGAATAAAATTAAAGGTCAATTAACGCAGCAGAATCAAATCGCAGTCAGTGATAATAATGACGGACTAACTGGTGAAGATGAATGAATACAAAAGCAATTGATAGCAATTTCTCGAGGGTGGTGGTTTATTGATGTTATTAATTTGGTCTTGTGTATttcaggaggaggaagaagaggaggaagaggaagagatggTGGTATGTTAATTAAATAACTTTAACAGAATCAAAGTATGCCAAAATATCCCATTATGACTGATGGTTTTATTTTGGTCTTTACTGAACtaaaccaattaaaaaaaaaaaaaaaacagaaaaatgaataGGACAGTAATTGTCAGGTGTGGAGAGGCTTCTTGAAGTGATAATTTACTTTCTCATTTgatatttgaaaaaaatgtgtggCAGTTTTCCcgcatataaaaagaaaacaaaaataacccacccacttcatggattttttttttttctttccaagtggactttccttttttcctcagCTATATTGCATTGCACTCATTTGCACACTGATGCTGGCATATGTGTCTCTTATTGAACGCCAGTTGCTTTGAGTGCTAAACTTTCTCTTTCAGGATCCTATTGAATCACTGCGGCAGAAGTGTGCGGAGACAGAACACTGCATTCACACCTGGGAACGTCTGGAGCAATGTGAGACCAGAGTTGGCTCCCGGTCTTCAACGGAGGAGGATTGTACCGAGGAGCTGTTTGACTTCCTACATGCTCGAGA is part of the Pelmatolapia mariae isolate MD_Pm_ZW linkage group LG23, Pm_UMD_F_2, whole genome shotgun sequence genome and encodes:
- the LOC134620302 gene encoding cytochrome b-c1 complex subunit 6, mitochondrial, which codes for MVFEEKMITNGEPEEEEEEEEEEEMVDPIESLRQKCAETEHCIHTWERLEQCETRVGSRSSTEEDCTEELFDFLHARDHCVAHKLFHSVK